In Microbacterium cremeum, a genomic segment contains:
- a CDS encoding fasciclin domain-containing protein, translating to MTLTRKRVSAGLALAIATTFAVSACSMGGSTAEPSAEPTTPATEMTEEPAEMDPAANLVGPGCAGYAEAEPDGAGSIEGMSADPVAVAASNNPLLSTLVAAVSGQLNPDVDLVDTLNGDEFTVFAPVDDAFAKIDPATIEALGTDAETLTAILTYHVVPGQIEPSGIAGTHTTVQGADLEVTGEGDMWMVNDANVICGGVQTANAVVYLIDSVLMPPAQ from the coding sequence ATGACACTCACACGTAAGCGCGTCTCGGCGGGGCTCGCCCTCGCGATCGCGACGACGTTCGCGGTGTCCGCCTGTTCGATGGGCGGATCGACGGCGGAGCCGTCGGCCGAACCGACCACCCCCGCCACCGAGATGACGGAGGAGCCCGCTGAGATGGACCCCGCGGCGAACCTGGTCGGGCCGGGCTGCGCCGGTTACGCCGAGGCGGAGCCGGACGGCGCAGGCTCGATCGAAGGCATGTCGGCTGACCCGGTCGCGGTCGCGGCATCCAACAATCCGCTGCTGTCCACGCTCGTCGCGGCCGTGAGCGGTCAGCTCAACCCCGATGTCGACCTCGTGGACACGCTCAACGGCGATGAGTTCACGGTCTTCGCTCCGGTCGACGACGCGTTCGCGAAGATCGATCCGGCGACGATCGAGGCGCTGGGAACCGACGCCGAGACGCTGACGGCGATCCTGACGTACCACGTGGTCCCCGGCCAGATCGAGCCGTCCGGAATCGCCGGCACCCACACGACGGTGCAGGGCGCCGACCTCGAGGTCACCGGCGAGGGCGACATGTGGATGGTCAACGACGCCAACGTCATCTGCGGCGGCGTGCAGACGGCCAACGCGGTCGTCTACCTCATCGATTCGGTGCTGATGCCCCCGGCACAGTGA
- a CDS encoding cytochrome c biogenesis protein CcdA, protein MSIVIIGLLGGLITGISPCVLPVLPVVFLTGGAQSARFDGRADEPVPASRWRPYLVILGLVLSFTLVTLLGTVVLGALDLPQDIIRWVGIAVLVLIGIGMLIPRVEQLLEAPFRRLTPRRAVANSGKGFGVGLALGAVFVPCAGPVLAAIIVAGSTGRVGADTVLLTVSFAVGVAIPLLFFALAGRGLIERIRSFRRRERGIRIAAGVAMLALAVGLAFNVPQQLQRLVPDYTANLQRDLTDNPEARRALELGGLVNDENRDLDQCSNGAATLESCGTAPSIKGIEQWLNTPDGAAVDLDDLRGNVVLIDFWAYSCINCQRSIPHVVAWDEAYGDSGLRVIGIHSPEYAFEKDAANVAAGARDFGITYPVALDNDLATWTNYRNRFWPAHYLIDAEGVVRHIAFGEGNYAATERLLRELLRDAAPGVALPPETDVVDDTPEAGSRTRETFLGFSKDVNFGGDEAYGAGEVGFLLPGDQPADSFALDGRWRIESQYATPAGEGATVIRLVFRADEVRMVLAGEGEVRVRGDGASTVAEAVPVSGTPRSYPVVTGHGGGPGVLEVEVSPGVEVYSFTFG, encoded by the coding sequence ATGTCGATCGTCATCATCGGGCTGCTGGGCGGGCTGATCACGGGGATCTCGCCGTGCGTGCTGCCGGTGCTGCCGGTCGTCTTCCTCACCGGCGGCGCGCAGTCGGCGCGGTTCGACGGCCGGGCGGACGAGCCGGTGCCGGCGTCGCGGTGGCGTCCGTACCTCGTCATCCTCGGCCTCGTGCTGAGCTTCACCCTCGTGACGCTCCTCGGAACGGTCGTGCTCGGCGCGCTCGATCTGCCGCAGGACATCATCCGCTGGGTGGGGATCGCGGTGCTGGTGCTCATCGGGATCGGGATGCTGATACCCCGGGTCGAGCAGCTCCTCGAGGCGCCCTTCCGGCGGCTCACGCCGCGACGCGCGGTCGCCAACAGCGGAAAGGGCTTCGGGGTCGGACTCGCGCTCGGCGCGGTCTTCGTGCCGTGCGCCGGCCCGGTCCTCGCGGCGATCATCGTCGCGGGCTCGACCGGTCGCGTCGGTGCCGACACGGTGCTGCTGACCGTGTCGTTCGCGGTCGGGGTGGCGATCCCGCTGCTGTTCTTCGCACTCGCAGGTCGCGGGCTGATCGAGCGCATCCGCTCGTTCCGTCGCCGGGAACGCGGCATCCGGATCGCCGCCGGCGTCGCGATGCTGGCGCTCGCGGTGGGTCTCGCCTTCAACGTGCCGCAACAACTGCAGCGGCTGGTGCCCGACTACACCGCGAACCTGCAGCGCGACCTGACCGACAACCCCGAGGCGCGGCGGGCACTCGAGCTCGGCGGTCTCGTCAACGACGAGAACAGGGACCTCGACCAGTGCTCCAACGGCGCCGCCACGCTGGAGTCGTGCGGCACGGCGCCGAGCATCAAGGGCATCGAGCAGTGGCTGAACACTCCCGATGGCGCCGCCGTCGACCTCGACGACCTGCGCGGCAACGTCGTGCTGATCGACTTCTGGGCGTACTCGTGCATCAATTGCCAGCGCAGCATCCCCCATGTCGTGGCGTGGGACGAGGCGTACGGCGACTCAGGGCTGCGGGTGATCGGCATCCACTCCCCGGAGTACGCGTTCGAGAAGGACGCCGCGAACGTCGCCGCCGGCGCCCGGGACTTCGGCATCACCTACCCCGTCGCCCTCGACAACGACCTCGCCACCTGGACCAACTACCGCAACCGCTTCTGGCCCGCGCACTACCTGATCGATGCCGAGGGCGTCGTGCGGCACATCGCCTTCGGCGAGGGCAACTACGCAGCGACCGAGAGACTCCTCCGCGAGCTGCTTCGGGATGCCGCTCCCGGCGTCGCGCTCCCGCCCGAGACCGACGTCGTCGATGACACGCCCGAGGCGGGTTCGCGGACCCGTGAGACGTTCCTCGGCTTCTCGAAGGACGTCAACTTCGGCGGCGACGAGGCATACGGTGCCGGGGAGGTGGGCTTCCTGCTGCCCGGTGATCAGCCCGCGGACTCGTTCGCGCTCGACGGGCGCTGGCGGATCGAGAGCCAGTACGCCACCCCGGCGGGGGAGGGCGCCACGGTGATCCGCCTGGTGTTCCGTGCCGACGAGGTGCGCATGGTCCTCGCCGGGGAGGGCGAGGTGCGGGTGCGGGGTGACGGGGCGAGCACCGTCGCCGAGGCGGTGCCGGTGTCGGGCACGCCGCGCTCGTATCCCGTCGTCACGGGGCATGGGGGCGGACCCGGTGTGCTCGAGGTCGAGGTGTCGCCGGGCGTCGAGGTGTACTCGTTCACGTTCGGGTGA